In Bifidobacterium sp. ESL0775, the following are encoded in one genomic region:
- the leuD gene encoding 3-isopropylmalate dehydratase small subunit, producing MEKLTQVTGVGVPLRRSNVDTDQIIPAVFLKRVTKTGFEDALFYAWRRDPDFILNKPEYQNKGKILVAGPDFGIGSSREHAVWALRDYGFRVIISPRFADIFYGNTAKNGVLAAIMPQESVELLWKLLEEEPGRDMTVDLKERTVTCGDITLPFEVNDYTRWRLMNGYDDIDLTLQHEDAIANYEKMRAQRFPFKPKTLPAKHGPEEPVKSARPVDDSSWSGPLKA from the coding sequence ATGGAGAAACTTACGCAGGTCACTGGCGTCGGCGTTCCGCTTCGGCGTTCGAACGTCGACACCGACCAGATTATTCCGGCCGTCTTTTTGAAGCGCGTCACCAAGACCGGCTTCGAGGACGCGCTGTTTTACGCGTGGCGACGCGACCCGGACTTCATCCTGAACAAGCCCGAGTATCAGAACAAGGGCAAGATTCTGGTCGCCGGCCCCGATTTCGGCATCGGCTCGTCGCGTGAGCATGCGGTGTGGGCGCTGCGCGACTACGGATTCCGAGTCATCATCAGCCCGCGTTTCGCGGACATCTTCTACGGCAACACCGCCAAGAACGGCGTGCTGGCCGCCATCATGCCGCAGGAAAGCGTCGAGCTGCTGTGGAAGCTTCTGGAAGAGGAGCCCGGCCGCGATATGACCGTCGATTTGAAGGAGCGCACCGTAACCTGCGGCGACATCACGCTGCCCTTCGAGGTCAACGATTACACGCGTTGGCGCCTGATGAACGGCTACGACGACATCGACCTGACGCTGCAGCACGAGGACGCCATCGCCAACTACGAGAAGATGCGCGCCCAGCGCTTCCCCTTCAAGCCCAAGACCCTCCCCGCCAAGCACGGCCCCGAAGAGCCGGTCAAGTCCGCGCGCCCTGTGGACGACAGCTCGTGGAGTGGGCCGTTAAAGGCGTAG
- the dnaB gene encoding replicative DNA helicase, with product MANGNSWDSTRSGGDFNLGTFNGDTSANNATLFDRVPPHDDDAEMAVLGGMLMSKDAIGEVSQMIDVSDFYQPKHQTIYEAIITLFSASEPVDAVLVANALLKDGNLEKVGGADYLHSLVAAVPTAANATYYAEIVHQRAVLRNVIAAGTKIAQLGYSAEGSQAEDVVNLAQSEVYEMSVGKVRQDYAAIGPVVHDALDQLDALQNGTIEKGVPTGFKGIDDETQGLQPGQMIVVAGRPAMGKSTLGVDFARSAALHNNLTTVIFSLEMSKMELAQRIISAETGIPLVALRRADNDSLTPERWNTLNDFWTAMQNAPLFLDDSPNMSLMEIRAKCRRLKQTNDLKLVIIDYLQLMSSGKQEESRQQEVSGFSRALKLLAKELEVPVVALSQLNRGPEMRNDKKPQLADLRESGSIEQDADVVFLVHRPDFYNEEDRPGEADIILAKHRNGKTGTFPLAFRGDVSRFQDMPQDYNQGV from the coding sequence ATGGCAAACGGAAATTCTTGGGACTCAACGCGCTCGGGCGGCGACTTCAACTTGGGCACGTTCAACGGTGACACTTCGGCGAACAACGCGACGCTCTTCGACCGCGTGCCGCCACACGACGACGACGCGGAAATGGCCGTTTTGGGCGGCATGCTGATGAGCAAGGACGCCATCGGCGAGGTCTCGCAGATGATCGACGTCTCCGATTTCTACCAGCCCAAGCACCAGACCATCTACGAGGCGATCATCACGCTGTTCTCGGCCTCCGAGCCGGTGGACGCGGTGCTCGTCGCCAACGCGCTCTTGAAAGACGGCAACCTTGAGAAGGTGGGCGGCGCCGACTACCTGCACAGCCTCGTGGCCGCGGTGCCGACCGCCGCCAACGCGACGTATTACGCCGAGATCGTCCACCAGCGCGCCGTGCTGCGCAACGTCATCGCCGCCGGCACGAAAATCGCCCAGCTCGGCTATTCCGCCGAAGGCTCGCAGGCCGAGGACGTCGTGAATCTGGCCCAGTCCGAGGTCTACGAGATGAGCGTGGGCAAGGTGCGCCAGGATTACGCGGCCATCGGCCCGGTGGTCCACGACGCGCTCGACCAGCTCGACGCCCTGCAGAACGGGACCATCGAGAAGGGCGTGCCTACAGGTTTCAAAGGCATCGACGACGAGACCCAGGGCCTGCAGCCCGGCCAGATGATCGTCGTCGCCGGCCGCCCGGCGATGGGCAAGTCGACTCTGGGCGTGGATTTCGCGCGCTCGGCCGCGTTGCACAACAACCTCACCACCGTCATCTTCTCGCTTGAGATGAGCAAGATGGAGCTCGCCCAGCGCATCATCTCCGCCGAAACCGGCATTCCGCTGGTGGCCCTGCGCCGCGCGGACAACGACAGCCTCACCCCGGAACGTTGGAACACCCTGAACGACTTCTGGACGGCCATGCAGAACGCGCCGCTCTTCCTTGACGACAGCCCGAACATGAGCCTGATGGAGATCCGAGCGAAATGCCGCCGCCTGAAGCAGACCAATGACTTGAAGCTCGTCATCATCGACTACCTGCAGCTTATGAGTTCGGGCAAGCAGGAGGAGAGCCGCCAGCAGGAGGTCTCCGGCTTCTCGCGTGCGCTGAAGCTGCTGGCCAAGGAGCTCGAGGTGCCGGTGGTCGCGCTTTCCCAGTTGAACCGTGGACCCGAGATGCGCAATGATAAGAAGCCGCAGCTCGCCGATCTGCGTGAATCCGGCTCCATCGAGCAGGACGCCGACGTGGTCTTCCTGGTCCACCGCCCCGATTTCTACAACGAAGAGGATCGACCCGGCGAGGCCGACATCATCCTCGCCAAGCACCGCAACGGCAAGACCGGCACGTTCCCGCTCGCCTTCCGCGGCGACGTCTCGCGTTTCCAGGACATGCCGCAGGATTACAACCAGGGGGTCTAG
- a CDS encoding phasin family protein produces MADYKLGDGLRTVFLAGIGALATTAEKGQEIVNELVKKGELTVEQGKALNTELKHKAHEVKDDMKAQSAKAEAEDAKPAEDDAAADKTEESGDKAE; encoded by the coding sequence ATGGCTGATTACAAACTGGGTGACGGGTTGCGTACAGTGTTCTTGGCCGGCATCGGAGCGTTGGCGACGACCGCCGAAAAGGGGCAGGAGATCGTCAATGAACTGGTCAAGAAGGGCGAGCTGACGGTGGAGCAGGGCAAGGCCCTCAATACCGAGCTCAAGCACAAGGCGCATGAGGTCAAGGATGACATGAAGGCGCAGAGCGCCAAGGCCGAGGCCGAGGATGCGAAGCCCGCCGAGGATGATGCCGCAGCTGATAAGACCGAGGAAAGCGGCGACAAAGCCGAGTGA
- the upp gene encoding uracil phosphoribosyltransferase: MQLQVLDHPLVEHKLTVLRDKNTPSNIFRQLVSELVTLEAYEATRNLDVVDKEIETPICKMTGKHLASPRPMVVPILRAGLGMLDGMTKLLPTAEVGFLGMRRDEDTLDIITYANRLPEDLTGRQVFLLDPMLATGGTTIAATHYLIERGAKDITSINIIAAPEGLKRVEETLDPSINLKVVVCGVDDHLNEHGYIVPGLGDAGDRLYGLID; encoded by the coding sequence ATGCAACTTCAAGTTTTGGATCACCCGCTGGTCGAACACAAGCTCACCGTTCTGCGGGATAAGAACACACCCTCCAACATCTTCCGTCAGCTCGTCAGCGAGCTCGTCACCCTCGAAGCCTACGAGGCGACGCGCAACCTCGATGTGGTCGACAAGGAGATCGAGACCCCGATCTGCAAGATGACCGGCAAGCATCTCGCCTCCCCGCGCCCGATGGTGGTGCCGATCCTGCGCGCCGGCCTCGGCATGCTCGACGGCATGACCAAGCTCCTGCCGACCGCCGAAGTCGGTTTCCTCGGCATGCGCCGCGACGAGGACACCCTCGACATCATCACGTATGCGAACCGCCTGCCTGAGGATTTGACTGGTCGCCAGGTCTTCCTGCTCGACCCGATGCTCGCCACCGGCGGCACCACCATCGCGGCGACCCACTACCTCATCGAGCGCGGCGCGAAGGACATCACCTCCATCAACATCATCGCCGCCCCTGAAGGCCTGAAGCGCGTCGAAGAGACCCTCGACCCCAGCATCAACCTGAAGGTCGTGGTCTGCGGCGTCGATGACCACCTCAATGAGCACGGCTATATCGTTCCCGGTCTTGGCGACGCCGGCGATCGCCTCTATGGTTTGATCGACTAG
- the murA gene encoding UDP-N-acetylglucosamine 1-carboxyvinyltransferase: MADTTQDVLHVEGGKPLNGTIKVRGAKNFVSKAMVAALLAPGVSVLKNVPEIRDVHVVSDLLRLHGATVDWDDDKGTLRIDATNVQLADVADVDTLSGSSRIPILFSGPLLHRLGEAFIPQLGGCNIGGRPIDFHLETLRKLGANVDKEHRDGIHITAPNGLHGAKIHLPYPSVGATEQTLLAAVQAEGKTELSGAATEPEIMDLVAVLQKMGAIISVDVDRTFRIEGVKTLKGFTHTALTDRIEAASWASAALATHGDIFVKGATQPEMMTFLNVYRKIGGEFDVTDEGIRFWHPGGDLKPVAIETDVHPGFMTDWQQPLVVALTQANGLSIVHETVYENRFGFTKPLIKMGATIQLYRECLGSLPCRFQQRNYKHSAVIFGPTPLEGRDIDVPDLRGGFSHLIAALAANGPSNVQGISLIDRGYADFRGKLAALGADFD; the protein is encoded by the coding sequence TTGGCAGATACTACACAAGACGTCCTGCACGTCGAAGGCGGCAAACCGCTCAACGGCACCATCAAGGTGCGCGGCGCCAAGAATTTCGTAAGCAAGGCCATGGTCGCGGCCCTGCTCGCTCCGGGCGTTTCCGTCTTGAAGAACGTCCCCGAGATCCGCGACGTCCACGTCGTTTCCGACTTGCTGCGCCTGCACGGCGCGACCGTCGATTGGGATGACGACAAGGGCACGTTGAGGATTGACGCTACCAACGTCCAGCTCGCCGACGTGGCTGATGTGGACACGCTTTCCGGGTCGTCACGCATCCCGATTCTGTTCTCGGGACCATTGCTGCACCGTTTGGGCGAGGCGTTCATCCCGCAGCTCGGCGGATGCAACATCGGCGGGCGCCCGATTGACTTCCATTTGGAGACTTTGCGCAAGCTTGGCGCCAACGTCGACAAGGAGCACCGCGACGGCATCCACATCACCGCTCCCAACGGCCTGCACGGCGCGAAGATTCACCTTCCGTATCCGTCTGTGGGCGCGACCGAGCAGACGCTTCTCGCCGCGGTTCAGGCCGAGGGCAAGACCGAGCTTTCCGGTGCCGCCACCGAGCCCGAGATCATGGACCTCGTTGCCGTCCTGCAGAAGATGGGCGCGATCATTTCCGTTGACGTCGACCGCACCTTCCGCATCGAAGGCGTCAAGACACTCAAAGGCTTTACACATACCGCGCTAACCGACCGCATCGAGGCCGCTTCCTGGGCTTCGGCCGCGCTCGCTACCCACGGCGACATCTTCGTCAAAGGTGCCACGCAGCCCGAGATGATGACCTTCCTCAACGTCTACCGCAAGATTGGCGGCGAGTTCGACGTCACCGACGAGGGCATCCGCTTCTGGCACCCAGGTGGGGACCTCAAGCCCGTGGCCATCGAGACCGATGTGCACCCTGGCTTCATGACCGACTGGCAGCAGCCGCTCGTCGTCGCGTTGACGCAGGCCAACGGCCTGTCGATCGTGCACGAGACAGTATACGAGAACCGTTTCGGCTTCACTAAGCCGCTGATCAAGATGGGCGCGACCATCCAGCTCTACCGCGAATGCCTCGGCAGCCTGCCGTGCCGTTTCCAGCAGCGTAACTACAAGCATTCCGCCGTCATCTTCGGGCCCACACCGCTCGAGGGGCGCGACATCGACGTGCCGGATTTGCGCGGCGGCTTCAGCCACCTCATCGCGGCGCTCGCGGCCAACGGTCCCTCGAACGTGCAGGGCATCAGCCTCATCGACCGCGGCTACGCCGACTTCCGCGGCAAGCTCGCAGCCCTCGGTGCCGATTTCGACTGA
- a CDS encoding glutamine amidotransferase — MPRSNQGGVAGGARSIDVMSIYPKDMNIYGDWGNVLTIKRRLALYGYEPVIHAYNQGDPWPEHVDMILGGGGQDNGQKKISEDFFKRADILRKLAEEDVPMLMICGMYQLFGEYFETIDGTKLDGIGIFGVYTEGRETRMIGNLLEHSDQFGDVIGYENHSGQTFLREGVKPFGRVDHEGWGNNGEDMTEGAIVHNVIGTYMHGPLLPKNPEVSDFLIRAAATHRYGEFQPQQTAAQKAELAHIDELATNARRVAVSRPR, encoded by the coding sequence ATGCCAAGGTCAAATCAGGGCGGTGTGGCTGGCGGTGCCCGTTCAATCGACGTCATGTCCATCTATCCCAAGGACATGAATATCTACGGCGACTGGGGCAATGTGCTCACCATCAAGCGCCGGCTCGCGCTATACGGCTATGAGCCTGTCATCCACGCCTACAACCAAGGTGACCCGTGGCCTGAGCATGTCGACATGATCCTAGGCGGCGGCGGTCAGGACAACGGGCAGAAGAAGATTTCCGAGGATTTCTTCAAGCGCGCGGACATCCTGCGGAAACTGGCCGAAGAAGACGTGCCGATGCTGATGATTTGCGGCATGTACCAGCTGTTCGGCGAGTATTTCGAGACCATCGACGGCACTAAGCTTGACGGCATCGGCATTTTCGGCGTCTACACCGAAGGCCGTGAGACCCGCATGATTGGCAATTTGCTGGAACATTCCGACCAGTTCGGTGACGTCATCGGCTACGAGAACCATTCCGGCCAGACTTTCCTGCGCGAAGGCGTCAAGCCGTTCGGCCGCGTGGACCACGAAGGCTGGGGCAACAACGGTGAGGACATGACGGAAGGCGCCATCGTCCACAACGTCATCGGCACTTACATGCACGGCCCGTTGCTGCCCAAGAACCCTGAGGTCTCAGACTTCCTCATCCGTGCCGCTGCTACCCATCGCTACGGCGAATTCCAGCCGCAACAGACGGCCGCGCAAAAGGCCGAACTTGCCCATATCGACGAGCTTGCCACCAACGCCCGCCGCGTGGCTGTGTCTCGCCCGAGGTGA
- a CDS encoding AarF/UbiB family protein has translation MANDGSVAETANNISKDENVGTVGNAENTDNTEGSANSDDAAGETDEISLFGRRHETFAQRYHLTRRGKAKRLGQIVKIMGQFDITKGLTPRKMRLMLEALGPTFVKVGQMLSMRSEILPQQYCDELAKLRADADPMPYQTVVETLAQEYGRPVDEIFADIDPKPLGSASLAQVHRATLVTGEDVAVKVQRPGVRQTMAQDVSIMRSIAKAATKFMGSSMQVVDLGGVVEELWDTFEDETDFLKEAQHLAEFKRFCEPYRYMDCPKPYMDLCTQHVVVMDYIDGISLNHTGKLIAEGYDLKEIGTKLVDNYAAQILDDGFFHADPHPGNVIISGGKIVLIDLGMIGRLDRKTRQVLRQMIFAVGAQDSPALADGLLRFADIQPDAEDYPRLLSDLDVIVEEYGKVDLADLNIAEFAMALTNLAQRHGIEVPSTITTMSRALVTLEGLLDEFIPDVNMIEIITSHVSSSKRLDEVAKDEAKALGIEGNKALHGSLDALAESKVAMRMLTRGQLRMNMEVVGSEEPLKQVSDMINRLTMALIVVGLFVGSSIVYYAGMKPIVFGIPVVGFMGYVIAFILSVWIVFDIYFKGRKAKKAAKGK, from the coding sequence ATGGCGAATGATGGTTCTGTTGCGGAAACGGCCAATAACATTTCCAAAGACGAAAATGTTGGAACCGTCGGTAATGCCGAAAATACTGACAACACCGAAGGCTCTGCGAACAGTGACGACGCTGCCGGGGAAACCGACGAAATCAGCCTGTTCGGGCGCCGTCACGAGACGTTTGCGCAACGCTACCATCTGACCCGGCGCGGCAAGGCCAAGCGGCTCGGCCAGATTGTCAAGATCATGGGCCAGTTCGACATCACCAAAGGGCTCACGCCGCGCAAGATGCGGCTGATGCTCGAGGCGCTCGGCCCCACGTTCGTCAAGGTCGGGCAGATGCTCTCGATGCGTTCGGAGATCCTGCCGCAGCAATATTGCGACGAGCTGGCGAAGCTGCGCGCCGATGCCGACCCGATGCCTTACCAGACCGTCGTCGAGACCTTGGCGCAGGAATACGGTCGGCCCGTGGACGAGATTTTCGCCGACATCGACCCCAAGCCGCTGGGCTCCGCCTCGTTGGCCCAGGTGCACCGCGCGACGCTGGTCACCGGCGAGGACGTGGCCGTGAAGGTGCAGCGGCCCGGCGTGCGTCAGACGATGGCGCAGGACGTCTCCATCATGCGTTCAATCGCCAAGGCGGCCACAAAATTCATGGGTTCCAGCATGCAGGTGGTCGACCTCGGCGGTGTGGTCGAGGAACTCTGGGACACCTTCGAGGACGAGACGGACTTCCTGAAGGAGGCCCAGCATCTCGCGGAATTCAAGCGTTTCTGTGAGCCGTACCGTTATATGGACTGCCCCAAACCATATATGGACCTGTGCACGCAGCACGTCGTGGTGATGGATTACATCGACGGCATCTCGCTCAACCACACGGGCAAACTCATCGCGGAAGGCTATGACCTCAAGGAGATCGGCACCAAACTGGTCGACAATTACGCCGCCCAGATTCTCGACGACGGCTTCTTCCACGCCGATCCGCACCCGGGCAACGTCATCATTTCCGGCGGCAAGATTGTGCTGATCGACCTGGGGATGATTGGTCGTCTCGATCGCAAGACGCGCCAGGTGCTGCGGCAGATGATCTTCGCGGTCGGGGCCCAGGATTCGCCGGCGCTCGCCGATGGTCTGCTGCGTTTCGCCGACATCCAGCCGGACGCCGAGGACTATCCGAGGCTGTTGAGCGATTTGGACGTCATCGTCGAGGAATACGGCAAGGTCGATCTAGCCGACCTCAACATCGCCGAGTTCGCGATGGCGCTGACCAATCTCGCGCAACGGCACGGCATCGAGGTTCCTTCGACCATCACCACGATGAGCCGTGCGCTGGTCACGCTGGAAGGATTGCTCGACGAGTTCATCCCCGACGTCAACATGATCGAGATCATCACCAGCCATGTCTCCAGCAGCAAACGGTTGGACGAGGTCGCCAAGGACGAGGCCAAGGCGCTGGGCATCGAAGGCAACAAGGCCCTGCACGGCTCGCTCGACGCGCTCGCCGAAAGCAAGGTCGCCATGCGCATGCTGACCCGCGGCCAGCTGCGGATGAACATGGAGGTCGTCGGCAGCGAGGAACCGTTGAAACAGGTCTCCGACATGATCAATCGCCTGACGATGGCGCTGATCGTGGTCGGCCTGTTCGTCGGCTCGTCCATAGTGTATTACGCTGGCATGAAGCCCATCGTCTTCGGCATTCCCGTGGTCGGCTTCATGGGCTATGTCATCGCTTTCATCCTGAGCGTGTGGATCGTCTTTGATATCTACTTCAAGGGTCGCAAAGCCAAGAAAGCCGCCAAGGGCAAGTGA
- a CDS encoding Mur ligase family protein, whose product MTTRGSSVSEVQKPWNAFATPTIGKAVRGISRLLHHGGSAFPGKVVENIDPGFLARTLGQLRYGVVLVSGTNGKTTTTRMIASILKDLNLKVFTNPTGSNFTRGVVSALLTEVSASGKLDADIAVLELDEAYAVHFVHQVKPRYALLLNVMRDQLDRFGEIDNTARLLSHVAEATTGTVVLNREDRRISVLADVVPKGTQVRYFGLSDELRKLFPSDDDMHAGDLSAAEKAAAKVEGVNTALASAIATPAIHTGAATPQADATASHDVFDADGNRIIPKLDARETVSASLAMADSLASKRHADVVLNRVGDHEAEFVMDDAEFDTKVQLEGVYNLFNAAAALAVVRAVTERIDNADTTLPRARDERLMRALSHVTPAFGRGEVITVGKAPVELLLVKNPMGFRMSLASFAPAGHDTMIVINDEYADGRDMSWLWDVDFTSLRGTGVKMVSGVRAWDMALRLEYEGVKVSQTDTNLEEAVRSFVTADPDTPKHIYCTYTAMLKVRSELGKYAKVSDAGVGK is encoded by the coding sequence ATTACAACCAGGGGGTCTAGCGTGAGCGAAGTACAAAAGCCGTGGAACGCGTTCGCCACGCCGACCATCGGCAAGGCGGTCCGCGGGATTTCGCGCCTGCTGCATCACGGCGGCAGCGCGTTCCCTGGCAAGGTGGTCGAGAACATCGATCCCGGGTTTTTGGCGCGGACGCTTGGGCAGTTGCGTTACGGGGTCGTGCTGGTTTCGGGCACCAACGGCAAGACCACGACCACCCGCATGATCGCCTCGATCTTGAAAGACCTCAACCTCAAGGTGTTCACCAACCCGACCGGTTCCAACTTCACGCGCGGCGTGGTCTCGGCGCTGCTCACCGAGGTCTCGGCTTCCGGCAAGCTGGACGCCGACATCGCGGTCCTGGAGCTGGACGAGGCCTACGCGGTGCATTTCGTGCATCAGGTCAAGCCACGTTACGCCTTGCTGTTGAATGTCATGCGTGACCAGCTTGACCGTTTCGGCGAGATCGACAACACCGCGCGGCTTTTGAGTCATGTTGCCGAAGCGACGACCGGTACGGTGGTCTTGAACCGTGAGGACCGACGGATCTCGGTGCTCGCCGATGTGGTGCCAAAGGGCACGCAAGTCCGGTATTTCGGGCTTTCCGACGAGTTGCGTAAGCTGTTTCCTTCAGACGATGACATGCACGCCGGCGATTTATCGGCCGCCGAAAAGGCCGCGGCGAAGGTGGAAGGCGTCAACACGGCGTTAGCCAGCGCCATCGCGACTCCAGCAATCCATACCGGTGCCGCGACTCCGCAAGCTGATGCAACAGCCTCGCACGACGTGTTCGACGCTGATGGCAACCGGATCATCCCCAAACTCGATGCGCGCGAGACGGTCTCCGCTTCCTTGGCCATGGCGGATTCGCTGGCGTCAAAGCGTCATGCGGATGTGGTGCTCAATCGGGTGGGCGACCATGAGGCCGAGTTCGTGATGGATGATGCCGAATTCGATACCAAGGTCCAGCTCGAGGGCGTTTACAACCTTTTCAACGCGGCTGCGGCGCTCGCCGTGGTTCGTGCGGTCACCGAGCGGATCGACAACGCCGACACCACCTTGCCGAGGGCTCGCGACGAACGGCTCATGCGGGCGCTTTCGCACGTCACCCCGGCATTCGGCCGCGGCGAGGTCATCACCGTCGGCAAGGCTCCCGTCGAGCTGCTCTTGGTCAAGAACCCCATGGGATTCAGGATGTCGCTGGCGAGCTTCGCGCCCGCAGGTCACGACACGATGATTGTCATCAATGACGAATATGCCGATGGGCGAGACATGAGCTGGCTGTGGGATGTCGATTTCACCTCGCTGCGCGGCACCGGCGTCAAGATGGTCTCGGGCGTGCGCGCGTGGGATATGGCCTTGCGCTTGGAATACGAAGGTGTCAAGGTCTCGCAGACCGACACGAACCTCGAGGAGGCCGTGCGTTCGTTTGTCACTGCTGATCCGGATACGCCGAAACACATCTATTGCACGTATACCGCGATGCTCAAGGTGCGCTCGGAACTTGGCAAATACGCCAAAGTCTCCGACGCCGGGGTGGGGAAGTGA
- the leuC gene encoding 3-isopropylmalate dehydratase large subunit: MASTLAEKVWADHLVYQGKDGAPDLIYIDLMLMHEVTSPQAFEGLRLAGRKPRHTDLLIATEDHNTPTVDIDKPNPDKTSAKQLSTLEKNCKEFGVLLHPLGDADQGIVHAFAPNLGLTQPGMTIVCGDSHTSTHGAFGALAFGIGTSEVEHVMATQTLSLKPFKTMAVNVEGELPKGVTAKDIILAIIAKIGIGGGQGHVIEYRGSAIRSLSMDARMTICNMSIEAGARAGMIAPDETTFEYLKGRPYAPTGEMWDKAVAYWKTLKTDDDAKFDKEVTINAADLSPYVTWGTNPGQGAPIDADVPDPADIADAEQRQATQSALEYMGLKPGTPIKSIPVDTVFIGSCTNGRIEDLRAAASVMKGHHKADSIHRVLVVPASSRARLQAEDEGLDKIFKDFGAEWRNAGCSMCLGMNPDKLVPGERSVSTSNRNFEGRQGKGGRTHLASPLVAAATAIRGTISSPADL, translated from the coding sequence ATGGCAAGCACATTGGCTGAAAAAGTCTGGGCCGATCACCTGGTGTACCAGGGCAAAGACGGTGCCCCGGACCTGATCTATATCGACCTCATGCTCATGCACGAGGTCACCAGTCCGCAGGCGTTCGAGGGCTTGCGACTGGCTGGGCGCAAGCCGCGCCACACCGACCTGCTCATCGCCACCGAAGACCACAACACGCCCACGGTCGACATCGACAAGCCCAATCCGGACAAAACCTCCGCCAAGCAGCTGAGCACGTTGGAAAAGAACTGCAAGGAATTCGGTGTGCTGCTGCATCCGCTGGGTGACGCCGATCAGGGCATCGTCCACGCTTTCGCGCCGAACCTCGGTCTGACCCAGCCCGGCATGACCATCGTCTGCGGCGATTCCCACACCTCCACGCACGGCGCGTTCGGCGCGCTCGCGTTCGGCATCGGTACCTCCGAGGTCGAACACGTCATGGCCACGCAGACCTTGTCGCTCAAGCCTTTTAAGACCATGGCCGTCAATGTCGAGGGCGAACTGCCCAAGGGCGTCACCGCCAAGGACATCATTCTGGCCATTATCGCCAAGATCGGCATCGGCGGCGGGCAGGGCCACGTCATCGAATACCGTGGTTCCGCGATTCGCTCGCTTTCCATGGACGCGCGCATGACCATCTGCAACATGTCCATCGAGGCCGGTGCCCGCGCGGGCATGATCGCCCCAGACGAGACTACCTTCGAGTACTTGAAAGGCCGCCCATACGCTCCGACCGGCGAGATGTGGGACAAGGCCGTGGCGTATTGGAAGACGCTCAAGACCGACGACGACGCGAAGTTTGATAAGGAAGTCACCATCAACGCGGCGGACCTTTCGCCTTACGTCACTTGGGGCACCAACCCCGGCCAAGGCGCGCCGATTGACGCTGACGTTCCTGATCCGGCCGATATCGCCGATGCCGAGCAGCGCCAGGCCACGCAGTCCGCGCTGGAGTACATGGGCCTGAAGCCCGGAACGCCGATCAAGTCGATTCCGGTGGACACCGTCTTCATCGGCTCCTGCACCAACGGCCGCATCGAGGACCTACGCGCCGCCGCGTCGGTGATGAAGGGCCATCACAAGGCCGATTCCATCCACCGTGTGCTGGTCGTGCCGGCCTCGTCCCGCGCCCGTCTGCAGGCCGAGGATGAAGGACTTGACAAGATCTTCAAGGACTTCGGCGCGGAATGGCGCAACGCCGGCTGCTCGATGTGTCTTGGGATGAATCCGGACAAGCTCGTGCCAGGCGAACGTTCGGTTTCGACCTCGAACCGCAACTTCGAAGGTCGCCAGGGCAAGGGCGGGCGCACGCACCTGGCCTCGCCGCTGGTCGCCGCCGCCACCGCCATCCGCGGCACGATTTCCAGCCCAGCTGACCTGTGA